The Mesorhizobium sp. M1D.F.Ca.ET.043.01.1.1 genome contains a region encoding:
- a CDS encoding SMP-30/gluconolactonase/LRE family protein: MMDSVSIFSDHVCQLGEGPSYDPATDALFWFDIVNGRLLEKPLAGALKVHDLGLMASAIAVIDDARQLIATEKGLYVRDVATGKLTLNTPIEADNPATRSNDSRVHPCGAFWTGTMGKDEGKGAGAIYWFFKGELRRLFADITVSNSICFSEDGTIAYYTDTATGLLMRVACDPTTGLPAGEPKVFVDHRSSKGYVDGSVVDRDGVLWNAVWGGKAVKAYAPDGTLLREIPMPVTQPSCPAFVGQKGDRIAVTSAWKGKDDKQRKLDPQAGMTFLLDIPVKGRFEPRVLIA, from the coding sequence ATGATGGACAGCGTTTCGATCTTCAGTGACCATGTCTGCCAGCTTGGCGAGGGCCCGAGCTACGATCCCGCCACCGACGCGCTGTTCTGGTTCGACATCGTCAACGGCAGGCTTCTGGAAAAGCCGCTCGCCGGCGCGCTGAAGGTGCACGACCTCGGTCTGATGGCCAGCGCCATCGCCGTCATCGACGATGCCCGCCAGCTCATCGCTACCGAGAAGGGCCTCTATGTGCGCGATGTCGCGACCGGCAAGCTGACGCTCAACACGCCGATCGAGGCCGACAATCCGGCGACGCGCTCCAACGATTCCCGCGTCCACCCCTGCGGCGCCTTCTGGACCGGCACGATGGGCAAGGACGAGGGCAAGGGCGCCGGCGCGATCTACTGGTTCTTCAAGGGCGAGTTGCGCCGGCTGTTTGCCGACATCACCGTCTCCAACTCGATCTGCTTTTCCGAGGACGGAACGATCGCCTACTACACCGACACGGCGACCGGCCTCCTGATGCGCGTCGCTTGCGATCCCACGACCGGCCTTCCGGCAGGCGAGCCGAAAGTGTTCGTCGATCACCGCTCGTCAAAGGGTTATGTCGATGGCTCCGTCGTCGACCGCGACGGCGTGCTGTGGAACGCGGTCTGGGGCGGCAAGGCGGTGAAGGCCTATGCACCTGACGGCACGCTGCTGCGCGAGATTCCGATGCCGGTAACGCAACCGTCTTGCCCCGCCTTTGTCGGCCAGAAGGGCGACAGGATCGCGGTGACGTCGGCCTGGAAGGGCAAGGACGACAAGCAGCGCAAGCTGGATCCACAGGCCGGCATGACGTTTCTCCTCGACATTCCGGTCAAGGGTCGCTTCGAGCCGCGCGTGCTGATCGCCTGA
- a CDS encoding 2-dehydro-3-deoxy-6-phosphogalactonate aldolase, translating to MSQTAPFPKLRRGLVAILRGLKPGEAVAIGKAVFDAGIEAIEVPLNSPEPFASIASIAEALPRTALVGAGTVLTAADVDALHKAGGRLLVSPNIDAEVMGRAMHHGMVTMPGVFTPTEAFQAIKLGASALKFFPASVLGAAGIAAIRAVLPATTLIGAVGGVSDKDFAGYKAVGVSVFGLGSSLYRPGAGVEDVAQRARAAVAAWDEAFGGE from the coding sequence ATGAGCCAGACCGCACCCTTCCCCAAACTGAGGCGCGGCCTCGTCGCCATCCTGCGCGGGCTGAAGCCCGGTGAAGCGGTGGCGATCGGCAAGGCGGTTTTCGACGCCGGCATCGAGGCGATCGAGGTGCCGCTCAATTCGCCGGAGCCCTTCGCCTCCATCGCCAGCATCGCCGAAGCGCTTCCCAGGACCGCGCTGGTCGGCGCCGGCACGGTGCTGACGGCCGCCGATGTCGATGCCTTGCACAAGGCCGGCGGCCGGCTGCTGGTCAGCCCCAACATCGATGCCGAGGTCATGGGCCGCGCCATGCATCACGGCATGGTGACGATGCCCGGCGTGTTCACGCCGACCGAAGCCTTCCAGGCCATAAAGCTTGGCGCCTCGGCGCTGAAATTCTTTCCGGCGAGCGTGCTTGGCGCCGCTGGTATCGCGGCGATCCGCGCGGTGCTGCCGGCGACGACGCTGATCGGCGCCGTCGGCGGCGTTTCCGACAAGGACTTTGCCGGCTACAAGGCGGTCGGCGTCAGCGTCTTCGGCCTGGGATCGAGCCTCTACAGGCCGGGCGCCGGCGTCGAGGACGTGGCGCAGCGCGCCCGCGCCGCGGTCGCCGCCTGGGACGAAGCCTTCGGAGGGGAATGA
- a CDS encoding 2-dehydro-3-deoxygalactonokinase → MPAVAALDWGTTRLRAWLLDGAGKVLAERRGDDGLITAREKGFAAVLEGHLAAMGAPEALPVIICGMAGSRQGWIEAPYVTVPAPIGAILAGAARIEDQPRDIRIVPGLAQRLADAPDVMRGEETQLAGAGLPAKGRHLVCMPGTHSKWVAVEDGAVAGFGTWPTGELFSVLAAHSILKHSLGEHPAPVAADSPFFRQWCSQALGEGGDVTSKLFAIRAAGLLQDLKADEAAACLSGLLIGGEIASANRRYGAGEAPVVLIASGALAALYAAALGFAGLAFRIVDADEAVRAGLVEAARENGMIGGAR, encoded by the coding sequence ATGCCTGCGGTTGCCGCGCTCGACTGGGGCACGACCAGGCTCCGGGCCTGGTTGCTCGACGGCGCCGGCAAGGTGCTCGCCGAACGGCGTGGCGACGACGGGCTGATCACGGCGCGCGAGAAAGGCTTTGCGGCGGTGCTGGAAGGCCACCTCGCCGCCATGGGCGCGCCGGAGGCATTGCCCGTCATCATCTGCGGCATGGCGGGTTCCCGCCAGGGCTGGATCGAAGCGCCCTATGTCACGGTGCCGGCGCCGATCGGCGCCATTCTTGCCGGCGCCGCCCGCATCGAAGACCAGCCTCGAGACATCCGCATCGTGCCGGGCCTCGCCCAGCGCCTGGCCGACGCGCCGGATGTCATGCGCGGCGAGGAAACGCAGCTCGCCGGCGCCGGTTTGCCGGCAAAGGGACGGCATCTCGTCTGCATGCCGGGCACGCATTCGAAATGGGTTGCGGTCGAGGACGGCGCGGTCGCCGGCTTCGGCACCTGGCCGACCGGCGAGCTGTTTTCGGTGCTTGCCGCGCATTCGATCCTGAAGCATTCGCTTGGCGAGCATCCGGCTCCTGTTGCGGCGGACAGCCCGTTCTTCCGTCAATGGTGCAGCCAGGCGCTGGGCGAGGGCGGCGACGTCACCTCGAAACTGTTTGCGATCCGCGCCGCCGGGCTGCTGCAGGACTTGAAGGCGGACGAGGCGGCGGCGTGCCTGTCCGGGCTCTTGATCGGCGGCGAGATCGCTTCGGCCAACCGCCGCTACGGCGCCGGCGAGGCTCCGGTAGTGCTGATCGCCTCCGGGGCGCTGGCCGCACTTTACGCCGCCGCTCTCGGCTTCGCAGGCCTTGCCTTTCGGATCGTCGATGCGGATGAAGCAGTGCGCGCTGGTCTTGTCGAGGCCGCCCGCGAGAACGGCATGATCGGAGGCGCTCGATGA
- a CDS encoding SDR family oxidoreductase, whose translation MMPSARFADLDDASVLITGGGSGIGAALTEGFLRQGAKVAFIDIADKPSTALADRLEKELGRRPLYLKTDLRDVEALRAAAARAAQTHGDVTVLVNNAALDDRHEVKDVTVEFWDNNLAINLRPHFFTAQAVAPGMKRAGGGSIINLTSTSYLINHPDMPAYTAAKAGILGLTKGLAGKLGADGIRVNAVAPGWVITDRQKELWVTEERLAAHVAKQCIRQVMQPDDIVGTVLFLASDASRMLTAQMLIVDGGFL comes from the coding sequence ATGATGCCATCGGCGCGTTTCGCCGACCTCGACGACGCCTCGGTGCTGATCACCGGCGGCGGTTCCGGCATCGGCGCGGCGCTGACCGAGGGCTTTCTCCGCCAGGGCGCCAAGGTTGCCTTCATCGACATAGCCGATAAGCCAAGCACGGCGCTCGCCGACCGCCTGGAAAAGGAGCTCGGCCGGCGCCCGCTCTATCTCAAGACCGACCTGCGCGACGTCGAGGCGCTGCGCGCTGCCGCGGCCAGGGCGGCGCAAACGCATGGCGATGTCACGGTGCTGGTCAACAACGCCGCGCTCGATGACCGCCATGAGGTGAAGGACGTCACGGTCGAGTTCTGGGACAACAACCTCGCGATCAACCTGCGGCCGCATTTCTTCACCGCACAGGCGGTGGCGCCCGGCATGAAGCGCGCCGGCGGCGGCTCGATCATCAACCTCACCTCGACCTCCTACCTCATCAACCATCCCGACATGCCGGCCTACACCGCCGCCAAGGCCGGCATACTCGGCCTCACCAAGGGCCTTGCCGGCAAGCTCGGCGCCGACGGCATCCGCGTCAACGCGGTCGCGCCCGGCTGGGTGATCACCGACCGCCAGAAGGAGCTTTGGGTGACCGAGGAGAGACTTGCGGCCCATGTCGCCAAGCAATGCATCAGGCAGGTCATGCAGCCCGACGACATCGTCGGCACGGTGCTGTTCCTGGCATCGGACGCCTCGCGCATGCTGACGGCGCAGATGCTGATCGTCGACGGAGGTTTCCTGTGA
- a CDS encoding EAL domain-containing protein produces MQTTFGTGLPGRDNTDLAFTDPLTGLGNHRRFFDKVDRLISDRADDPAPFTVGILDLDGFKPINDLFGHKAGDDILIQVAMRLRASMDGYSTVCRIGADEFAFLYPMVFSEEQAAEKSRMLIEILSAPYDVGERTARLSASVGCSLFYSGDETTEILINKAETALYHAKRSGRGRVVVYTREMEEAAKRVTRIEQALRRAVSAGEVEPHFQPIVDLSTRRTIGFETLARWTDRDLGMVPPSVFIPIAEERGIIGPLSQLVLRKATEAARSWPKDLFLSFNLSPSQLVDQNTGLHILAILERTGFDPRRLEIEITETGLMTDPASAEKIVQDLRRVGIRVSLDDFGTGQSSLGRLREFHFDKLKIDRAFVSSILDDRPSEHIIRAILAMCEGLGMDVVAEGIEEEAQADRLVQFGCAGGQGYLFGKPADADATLGYLRDSYRGALRAKAI; encoded by the coding sequence ATGCAAACGACGTTTGGCACCGGGCTGCCAGGCAGGGACAACACGGATCTGGCCTTCACCGATCCGCTGACCGGGCTTGGCAACCATCGTCGCTTCTTCGACAAGGTCGATCGCCTGATCAGCGACCGCGCCGACGATCCTGCGCCGTTCACCGTCGGCATCCTCGACCTCGACGGCTTCAAGCCGATCAACGACCTGTTCGGCCACAAGGCCGGCGACGACATCTTGATCCAGGTGGCGATGCGCCTGCGCGCCTCGATGGACGGCTACTCCACGGTCTGCCGCATCGGCGCCGACGAATTCGCCTTCCTCTATCCGATGGTGTTCAGCGAAGAGCAGGCGGCCGAGAAGTCGCGCATGCTGATCGAAATCCTGTCGGCGCCCTATGATGTCGGCGAGCGCACCGCGAGATTGTCGGCCTCGGTCGGCTGCTCGCTGTTCTATTCCGGCGACGAGACCACCGAGATCCTGATCAACAAGGCCGAGACAGCGCTCTACCACGCCAAGCGCTCGGGCCGCGGCCGCGTCGTCGTCTACACCCGCGAGATGGAGGAGGCGGCCAAGCGCGTCACCCGCATCGAGCAGGCGCTTCGGCGCGCCGTCTCGGCCGGCGAGGTCGAGCCGCATTTCCAGCCCATCGTCGATCTCAGCACCCGCCGCACCATCGGCTTCGAGACGCTGGCCCGCTGGACCGACCGCGATCTCGGCATGGTGCCGCCGAGCGTGTTCATTCCCATCGCCGAGGAGCGCGGCATCATCGGTCCGCTGTCGCAGCTGGTGCTGCGCAAGGCGACCGAGGCGGCGCGCAGCTGGCCGAAGGACCTGTTCCTCTCCTTCAACCTGTCGCCGTCGCAGCTCGTCGACCAGAACACCGGCTTGCACATTCTCGCCATCCTCGAGCGCACCGGCTTCGATCCGCGCAGGCTGGAGATCGAGATCACCGAAACCGGCCTGATGACCGATCCGGCTTCGGCCGAGAAGATCGTCCAGGACCTGCGCCGGGTCGGCATCCGCGTCTCGCTCGACGATTTCGGCACCGGCCAGTCCTCGCTCGGGCGTCTGCGCGAGTTCCATTTCGACAAGCTGAAGATCGACCGCGCCTTCGTCTCCTCCATCCTCGACGACCGGCCGTCGGAGCACATCATCCGCGCCATCCTCGCCATGTGCGAAGGGCTTGGCATGGACGTTGTCGCCGAAGGCATCGAGGAGGAAGCGCAGGCCGACCGCCTCGTCCAGTTCGGCTGCGCCGGCGGCCAGGGATACCTGTTCGGCAAGCCGGCCGATGCCGACGCCACGCTCGGCTATCTGCGCGATTCCTATCGGGGCGCGCTGCGCGCCAAGGCGATCTGA
- a CDS encoding glycosyltransferase — protein sequence MPHEVRNEPVIAVLLPCYNEELTIGEVVRRFRETLPAAAIYVYDNNSKDLTALKARAAGAVVVREPRQGKGNVVRRMFADIEADIYVMADGDGTYAPEDAPQLINTLLTEHCDMVVGTRRGVTDDAGRSGHAFGNRIFNRLYKGLFGADFTDIFSGYRVFSRRFVKSFPAVSGGFEIETEMSVHASQLKLPVNEMALDYGRRPEGSSSKLSTLRDGARILWMFAMLVKETQPQRFFGTFALFFLAASIGLTIPLLVEFAETGLVPRMPTWVLSVGLLLLSMLAMVTGLILDSVSRGRAEQKRIFYLSIPAGRIGRAGGNEQASPKTAPGKASRAA from the coding sequence ATGCCGCACGAAGTCCGCAACGAGCCGGTGATCGCCGTGCTGCTGCCCTGTTACAACGAGGAGCTGACGATCGGCGAGGTCGTGCGGCGCTTCCGCGAAACGCTGCCGGCCGCCGCGATCTATGTCTACGACAACAATTCGAAGGACCTGACCGCGCTCAAGGCCCGCGCCGCCGGCGCCGTCGTCGTGCGCGAACCGCGCCAGGGCAAGGGCAACGTGGTGCGCCGCATGTTCGCCGATATCGAGGCCGACATCTACGTGATGGCCGACGGCGACGGCACCTATGCGCCGGAAGATGCGCCGCAGCTGATCAACACGCTTTTGACCGAGCACTGCGACATGGTGGTGGGCACCAGGCGCGGCGTGACTGACGATGCCGGCCGCTCCGGCCACGCCTTCGGCAACCGCATCTTCAACCGGCTCTATAAGGGTCTGTTCGGCGCCGATTTCACCGACATCTTCTCCGGCTACCGGGTCTTTTCGCGGCGCTTCGTCAAGAGCTTCCCGGCGGTTTCCGGCGGCTTCGAGATCGAGACCGAAATGTCGGTCCATGCCTCGCAGCTCAAGCTGCCGGTGAACGAAATGGCGCTTGACTACGGTCGCCGCCCGGAAGGCTCGTCATCGAAGCTGTCGACCTTGAGGGACGGCGCCAGGATCCTGTGGATGTTCGCCATGCTGGTGAAGGAGACGCAGCCGCAGCGTTTCTTCGGCACGTTCGCGCTGTTCTTCCTGGCGGCCAGCATCGGCCTGACGATCCCCCTGCTGGTCGAGTTCGCCGAGACCGGGCTTGTGCCGCGCATGCCGACCTGGGTGCTGTCGGTCGGCCTGCTCCTCTTGTCCATGCTGGCGATGGTCACCGGCCTGATCCTCGATTCGGTGTCGCGCGGCCGCGCCGAACAGAAGCGCATCTTCTATCTTTCGATCCCTGCCGGCCGCATCGGGCGCGCGGGCGGCAACGAGCAGGCCTCCCCGAAGACGGCGCCGGGCAAGGCCTCGCGGGCGGCCTGA
- a CDS encoding GtrA family protein, producing the protein MGRLGRFVLAGGIGFVADAAALWLLLAVTPLGPLIARILSIGFALTVTWQINRHLTFAPSSRGMAREGARYGGVGVATSIANYLIYCAMLFALPALPPLAALAVASLVAMALSFLGYSRLVFDR; encoded by the coding sequence ATGGGCCGGCTTGGCCGCTTCGTCCTTGCCGGCGGCATCGGCTTTGTCGCCGACGCGGCCGCGCTCTGGCTGCTGCTTGCCGTCACCCCGCTCGGACCGCTGATCGCGCGTATCCTGTCGATCGGCTTCGCGCTCACCGTCACCTGGCAGATCAACCGCCATCTGACCTTCGCGCCATCGAGCCGGGGCATGGCGCGGGAAGGCGCGCGCTATGGCGGCGTCGGCGTCGCCACCAGCATCGCCAATTACCTCATCTACTGCGCCATGCTGTTCGCGCTACCCGCCCTGCCGCCGCTGGCGGCGCTGGCGGTCGCCTCGCTGGTTGCGATGGCGCTGTCCTTCCTCGGCTATTCCCGGCTGGTCTTCGATCGCTGA
- the gshB gene encoding glutathione synthase gives MPLKIAVQMDHVSTVSIAGDTSFALSLEAQRRGHKLFHYTPDRLSMREGKVFARVEEMQLRDEKGRHYSLGEPVRTDLSEMDVVLLRQDPPFDMNYITTTHILERIHPKTLVVNDPAWVRNSPEKIFVTEFPDLMPETLITKDPQEVAAFRKEFGDIIVKPLYGNGGAGIFHLHEADRNLASLLEMFGQLFREPYIVQRYLKDVRKGDKRIILIDGEPVGAINRVPAEHDSRSNMHVGGRAEKTELTEREREICARIGPALRERGFILVGIDVIGDWMTEINVTSPTGIREVQRFGGADIAALFWDCVEGKRA, from the coding sequence ATGCCGCTGAAGATCGCCGTCCAGATGGACCATGTCTCCACCGTGTCGATCGCCGGCGACACGAGCTTCGCGCTGTCGCTGGAGGCACAGCGGCGCGGCCACAAGCTCTTCCACTACACGCCCGACCGGCTGTCGATGCGCGAGGGCAAGGTGTTCGCGCGCGTCGAGGAGATGCAGCTGCGCGACGAGAAGGGCAGACACTACTCCCTGGGCGAGCCGGTGCGCACCGACCTGTCCGAGATGGACGTGGTGCTGCTCAGGCAGGATCCGCCCTTCGACATGAACTACATCACCACCACGCATATACTGGAACGCATCCACCCGAAGACGCTGGTGGTCAACGACCCGGCCTGGGTGCGCAACAGCCCGGAAAAGATCTTCGTCACCGAATTCCCGGACCTGATGCCGGAGACGCTGATCACCAAGGACCCTCAGGAGGTGGCCGCCTTCCGCAAGGAGTTCGGCGACATCATCGTCAAGCCGCTCTACGGCAATGGCGGCGCCGGCATCTTCCATCTGCACGAGGCCGACCGGAACCTGGCCTCGCTGCTCGAAATGTTCGGCCAGTTGTTCCGCGAGCCCTATATCGTGCAGCGCTACCTCAAGGACGTGCGCAAGGGCGACAAGCGCATCATCCTGATCGACGGTGAGCCCGTCGGCGCCATCAACCGCGTGCCGGCCGAGCACGATTCGCGCTCCAACATGCATGTCGGCGGCCGCGCCGAGAAGACCGAGCTGACGGAGCGCGAGCGCGAGATCTGCGCCCGCATCGGCCCGGCGCTCAGGGAACGCGGCTTCATCCTGGTCGGCATCGACGTGATCGGCGACTGGATGACCGAGATCAACGTCACCTCGCCGACCGGCATTCGCGAGGTGCAGCGCTTCGGCGGGGCGGATATCGCCGCCCTGTTCTGGGACTGCGTCGAGGGGAAGCGGGCCTAG
- a CDS encoding cyclic nucleotide-gated potassium channel, producing the protein MSVLPFLRIYAPPNAVLAAPGLLAVAALTIPDLSGRSRLALAAVLAVIWGAYLLQMAATLLKRRAGDIRNRAPAIAIDVLAVLVPLAAFLLVRTPDWSLYCAVWLLKPLRDSTFFPVLGRVLANEARNLIGVTTLFGVVLFGVALAAYVIERDIQPVKFGSIPQAMWWAVVTLSTTGYGDAIPQSFAGRVLAGMVMMSGIGIFALWAGILATGFYQEVRRGDFVRNWQLVAAVPLFQKLGPAVLVEIVRALRPRMVPAGAVICRIGEPGDQMFFVVEGRVSVATPNPVELGPGAFFGEMALISGEPRMATVSAATAVSLLSLHSADFQMLCSSSPEIAEIIRKTALERRGAAPTA; encoded by the coding sequence ATGTCGGTACTGCCTTTCCTAAGAATTTACGCGCCGCCCAACGCGGTGCTGGCTGCGCCCGGGCTTCTGGCGGTGGCTGCGCTCACGATACCGGACCTGTCCGGACGAAGCAGGCTGGCCCTGGCTGCCGTGCTCGCTGTCATTTGGGGCGCCTATCTCCTGCAGATGGCGGCGACGCTGCTCAAGCGGCGGGCGGGAGACATACGCAACAGGGCGCCGGCAATCGCCATCGATGTGCTCGCGGTCCTGGTTCCACTCGCCGCATTTCTGCTCGTCCGCACGCCCGACTGGAGCCTCTACTGTGCTGTCTGGCTGCTGAAACCGCTGCGCGACTCGACCTTCTTCCCTGTGCTGGGCAGGGTGCTGGCCAACGAAGCGCGCAACCTGATCGGCGTCACCACGCTCTTCGGCGTCGTTCTGTTCGGTGTCGCGCTCGCGGCCTATGTCATCGAGCGCGACATCCAGCCGGTAAAGTTCGGCAGCATCCCCCAGGCCATGTGGTGGGCGGTGGTCACGCTGTCCACCACCGGCTATGGCGACGCGATTCCGCAGAGCTTCGCCGGTCGCGTCCTTGCCGGGATGGTCATGATGAGCGGCATCGGCATCTTCGCGCTCTGGGCCGGCATTCTTGCCACAGGCTTCTATCAGGAAGTCCGTCGCGGGGATTTCGTCCGCAATTGGCAATTGGTCGCCGCCGTGCCGTTGTTTCAGAAGCTCGGCCCGGCCGTGCTGGTCGAGATCGTGCGCGCGCTAAGACCTCGCATGGTGCCGGCGGGCGCCGTGATCTGCCGCATTGGCGAGCCCGGCGATCAGATGTTCTTCGTCGTGGAGGGGCGTGTCAGCGTTGCGACACCAAACCCGGTGGAGCTTGGCCCTGGCGCCTTCTTCGGCGAGATGGCGCTGATCAGCGGCGAACCGCGTATGGCGACCGTCAGCGCCGCAACGGCGGTCTCACTCCTGTCGCTGCACTCGGCGGATTTCCAGATGCTGTGCAGCAGCAGCCCGGAGATCGCGGAAATCATCCGCAAGACCGCGCTCGAGCGGCGCGGCGCGGCACCGACGGCTTGA
- a CDS encoding YifB family Mg chelatase-like AAA ATPase yields MVARVRTVAFQGIEAVPVDVQVMIAPGKVGMQIVGLPDKAVAESRERVQAALHASGLSMPSKKVTVNLAPADLPKEGSHYDLPIALGLMAALGAIPGDMLAGYVVLGELSLDGTIAAVAGALPAAIGANAEGKGLICPFACGPEAAWAGKDFDILAPRSLIAIANHFRGTQVLSRPEAGIQLAARDLPDLADIKGQESAKRALEVAAAGGHNLLMVGPPGSGKSMLAQRLPSILPPLAPKELLEVSMIASVAGELGEGKLTDRRPFRAPHHSASMAAMVGGGLRVRPGEVSLAHHGVLFLDEFPEFTPQTLDALRQPLETGDCVIARANHRVTYPARIQLVAAMNPCRCGMSGEPGFRCLRGDRCRTEYQARISGPLLDRIDLRIEVPAVSASDLIRPDRAETSASVAQRVARARTMQRERLERLGAAATTNAHCPPAIVEEIARPDAAGLTLLKDASEKLAFSARAYHRVLKVARTLADLDASETVGRIHLAEAISYRMSAERMAQAA; encoded by the coding sequence ATGGTGGCGCGGGTTCGCACGGTGGCTTTCCAGGGCATCGAAGCCGTGCCGGTCGACGTGCAAGTGATGATCGCGCCGGGCAAGGTCGGCATGCAGATCGTCGGCCTGCCGGACAAGGCGGTGGCCGAGAGCCGCGAGCGCGTGCAGGCGGCACTTCATGCGTCCGGTTTGTCGATGCCGTCGAAGAAGGTGACGGTGAACCTCGCGCCGGCGGATCTGCCAAAGGAAGGCAGCCACTACGACCTGCCGATCGCGCTCGGCCTGATGGCGGCGCTCGGCGCCATTCCGGGCGACATGCTGGCTGGCTATGTCGTGCTCGGCGAGTTGTCGCTCGACGGCACCATAGCTGCGGTGGCCGGGGCGCTGCCGGCGGCGATCGGCGCCAACGCCGAGGGCAAGGGCCTGATCTGTCCGTTCGCCTGCGGGCCGGAGGCGGCCTGGGCCGGCAAGGATTTCGACATCCTGGCGCCGCGCAGCCTGATCGCGATCGCCAACCACTTTCGCGGCACCCAGGTGCTGTCGCGGCCGGAGGCCGGTATCCAGTTGGCGGCGCGCGACCTGCCGGACCTTGCCGACATCAAGGGCCAGGAAAGCGCCAAGCGGGCGCTCGAAGTGGCTGCCGCCGGCGGGCACAATTTGCTCATGGTCGGCCCGCCCGGCTCGGGCAAGTCGATGCTGGCGCAGCGGCTGCCCTCGATCCTGCCGCCGCTGGCGCCGAAGGAGCTCCTGGAAGTTTCCATGATCGCTTCCGTCGCCGGCGAGCTCGGCGAAGGCAAGCTCACCGACCGGCGGCCGTTCCGCGCCCCGCATCATTCGGCCTCGATGGCGGCGATGGTGGGCGGCGGCCTGCGCGTGCGGCCGGGCGAGGTGTCGCTGGCGCATCACGGCGTTTTGTTCCTCGACGAATTCCCGGAATTCACGCCGCAGACGCTGGACGCGCTGCGCCAGCCGCTGGAGACCGGCGACTGCGTGATCGCGCGGGCCAACCACCGCGTCACCTATCCGGCGCGCATCCAGCTGGTGGCGGCGATGAACCCGTGCCGGTGCGGCATGTCGGGCGAGCCCGGCTTTCGCTGCCTGCGCGGCGACCGCTGCCGCACCGAATACCAGGCGCGCATTTCCGGCCCGCTGCTCGACCGCATCGACCTGAGGATCGAAGTGCCGGCGGTTTCGGCCAGCGACCTGATCCGGCCGGACCGCGCCGAAACCAGCGCTTCGGTGGCGCAGCGCGTGGCGCGAGCGCGGACCATGCAGCGCGAGCGGCTGGAAAGGCTGGGCGCTGCCGCCACCACCAACGCGCATTGCCCGCCGGCGATCGTCGAGGAGATCGCCAGGCCCGACGCCGCCGGGCTGACGCTGCTCAAGGACGCCAGCGAAAAACTCGCCTTCTCGGCGCGGGCCTATCACCGCGTGCTGAAGGTGGCGCGCACGCTGGCCGACCTCGACGCAAGCGAAACCGTCGGCCGCATTCATCTCGCCGAGGCGATCTCCTATCGGATGAGCGCCGAGCGGATGGCGCAGGCGGCGTGA